TCTAGATTTGATAATGCTTCTTTTGATTCGGCAGCACAGATGAATCCTACTGGAATTCCAATGATCAGCGCAGGCTTTACAATGCCTTCTCTAACCATCTGAATTACTTCCAGTAATGCAGTAGGTGCATTTCCAATTGCCACAATTCCTCCTTCAATATCTGCTATTGCAGCCCTCATTGATACCTGAGAGCGAGTTTTTCCTTCTTTTTTTGCCAATTCCATAATTTCAGGACTTGAGATATTACAAATTATTTTATTTCCAAAATCTTTAGGATTTTGTTTATTTAATCCACCTATCACTCCATTTACATCCACTATTATGCTACAACCATTTCTCAAAGCATTCATGCCACTTTGAATTGCATCTTTATGAAAAATTATTCTATTTTTATCTGCAAAATCAAAATCTGCTGTTGAATGAATTATTCTTCTGACAATTGGCCATTCTTTTTCGTTATACGGATGTGACCCAATTTCATCCTCAATCATCTGCATACTTGCATCTTCAATTGATTGGCCTTTCCTAGTTTGCATTTTCTACTTCCTTTGCTCTTTCCAATATCAAATCTATCATTTTTTGATCAGTTCCTAAATGTTTTGTAATGTAAGTTTTTTCTAAATTGGAATTTTCTAATGCAGGTATCAAATCATTGTTGATATCTGTTTTTACATG
This genomic window from Nitrosopumilus ureiphilus contains:
- a CDS encoding precorrin-8X methylmutase — its product is MQTRKGQSIEDASMQMIEDEIGSHPYNEKEWPIVRRIIHSTADFDFADKNRIIFHKDAIQSGMNALRNGCSIIVDVNGVIGGLNKQNPKDFGNKIICNISSPEIMELAKKEGKTRSQVSMRAAIADIEGGIVAIGNAPTALLEVIQMVREGIVKPALIIGIPVGFICAAESKEALSNLEEVPFITNIGRKGGSSSASAVINAIFKLIRADHRLE